One part of the Gemmatimonadota bacterium genome encodes these proteins:
- a CDS encoding cation diffusion facilitator family transporter — MRYSHEVRRVLVLTLFANLAVVAAKLTVGALADSLAVLAEGGHSGLDALNNVLALVLARVAGRAPDEDHPYGHGKFETLGALGIVAFLSVTVFQLVLGAVRRLVAGSAGPEVGWLLVGVVAASAVVSLLVSRYEARRGRELGSDLLIADALHTRTDVWGSLAVLVGLGFAALGYPAADAIVALLVAGIIAFAGVNVLRSTVPVLVDERAADAEELRALALGAEGVLAAYEVRSRGRPGNAFAELTIAVDPALNVAQAHKIADHVELRVARAMGAREVVVHVEPGGTHLAGRYRSARAGGVLTPGTRDR; from the coding sequence TTGCGATACAGCCACGAGGTTCGACGGGTCCTGGTTCTGACCCTTTTCGCCAACCTGGCGGTCGTGGCCGCCAAGCTGACCGTGGGGGCGCTGGCCGATTCGCTCGCGGTGCTGGCCGAGGGCGGGCACTCGGGCCTGGACGCGCTCAACAACGTTCTGGCGCTCGTGCTGGCGCGGGTCGCGGGCCGCGCCCCCGACGAGGATCACCCCTACGGACACGGCAAGTTCGAGACGCTGGGGGCGCTCGGCATCGTCGCCTTCCTGTCGGTGACCGTGTTTCAGCTCGTGCTCGGGGCTGTGCGCCGCCTGGTCGCCGGCAGCGCGGGGCCCGAGGTCGGCTGGCTGCTCGTGGGCGTCGTCGCCGCGTCCGCGGTGGTTAGCCTGCTGGTGTCCCGCTACGAAGCCCGGCGCGGCCGCGAGCTGGGTAGCGACCTGCTGATCGCCGACGCGCTGCATACGCGCACCGACGTGTGGGGGTCGCTGGCGGTCCTCGTGGGGCTCGGGTTCGCCGCCCTCGGTTACCCCGCGGCGGACGCGATCGTGGCGCTGCTGGTCGCGGGCATCATCGCCTTCGCGGGCGTCAACGTGCTCCGCTCCACGGTGCCGGTGCTGGTCGATGAGCGCGCGGCGGACGCCGAGGAGCTGCGCGCGTTGGCTCTTGGCGCCGAGGGCGTTCTCGCCGCCTACGAAGTGCGTTCGCGGGGCCGCCCCGGCAACGCCTTCGCCGAGCTGACGATAGCGGTCGATCCGGCGCTCAACGTGGCGCAGGCGCACAAGATCGCCGACCACGTGGAGCTGCGCGTGGCGCGAGCGATGGGCGCGCGCGAGGTGGTCGTGCACGTGGAGCCCGGCGGAACGCACCTCGCCGGCCGGTATCGGTCCGCGCGCGCCGGCGGCGTGCTCACTCCGGGCACCCGGGACCGATGA